In the Halodesulfovibrio aestuarii DSM 17919 = ATCC 29578 genome, one interval contains:
- a CDS encoding ChaN family lipoprotein translates to MGLALRILFSVVIIMGGCALAQPPLSLASSVSAVSKTANIQPDKPSSTTHLPIEGEFFNANGSKASLTDVIAIAKSCDYILIGETHNVTCDHIVQAKIIAALAESGLRITVGMEMFAQDKQPQLDAVNNGDVSLTEFPKKVDWKEAWGFPYPLYEPIIDVIYKHKIKLYALNFPFEIARKIGDDGMESLTSEERQFLPEKTIPSLKAQEEELARIHDKHVELMTKDKDDPKAAEVAKKSLAHYRKRFFLIQSMWDTCMAEQAVKIRKKTKLPMVILSGTGHVEHGWGISYRLSKLDPDAKVLLVVPWRDTRPLVADEGHIQFYCPLTKQSRLGFTLRMESDGATIIDVADKSAAYTAGFLVGDKIVKVSGMDVTSMMTLHRAGVKAAKEGKDMVFTVIRGDKETSISMPVPEHSHSS, encoded by the coding sequence ATGGGATTAGCCCTAAGAATTCTTTTTTCTGTCGTGATTATAATGGGTGGTTGCGCTTTGGCGCAACCGCCTCTTTCCCTTGCCTCCTCTGTGTCAGCCGTATCTAAAACGGCTAACATTCAACCGGACAAACCTTCTTCAACCACACATCTGCCAATTGAAGGCGAGTTCTTTAACGCCAACGGTTCAAAAGCTTCTCTTACAGACGTTATCGCCATCGCAAAATCATGCGACTACATTCTTATAGGTGAAACTCATAACGTCACTTGCGACCACATTGTTCAAGCAAAAATTATTGCTGCGTTAGCTGAATCCGGTTTGCGTATTACCGTGGGCATGGAAATGTTTGCTCAGGATAAGCAACCGCAACTCGATGCTGTAAACAATGGTGATGTCTCTCTTACCGAGTTCCCGAAAAAAGTAGATTGGAAGGAAGCGTGGGGGTTCCCATACCCGCTTTATGAGCCTATTATTGATGTAATATATAAGCATAAGATCAAGCTTTATGCGCTTAACTTCCCCTTTGAGATAGCCCGAAAAATCGGTGATGATGGAATGGAGAGCCTTACCTCGGAAGAACGTCAATTTCTTCCGGAGAAGACAATTCCTTCGTTGAAAGCGCAAGAGGAAGAGTTAGCACGGATACATGATAAGCATGTTGAGCTGATGACAAAGGATAAGGATGATCCCAAAGCAGCAGAAGTCGCTAAAAAATCATTAGCTCATTATCGTAAGCGCTTTTTTCTTATCCAGTCCATGTGGGATACCTGTATGGCTGAGCAGGCTGTGAAGATACGTAAAAAGACAAAGCTACCGATGGTGATTCTTTCCGGTACAGGACACGTAGAACATGGTTGGGGAATTTCATATCGGCTTTCCAAGCTTGATCCGGATGCCAAGGTGCTTTTAGTTGTTCCGTGGCGGGACACGAGGCCGCTTGTTGCAGATGAAGGGCATATACAGTTTTATTGTCCACTCACAAAGCAAAGCAGACTGGGGTTCACCTTGCGTATGGAAAGTGACGGTGCCACAATTATAGATGTTGCAGATAAATCTGCTGCGTACACAGCCGGGTTCCTTGTGGGCGATAAAATTGTCAAAGTAAGCGGAATGGACGTTACATCCATGATGACCCTTCACAGAGCCGGAGTAAAAGCCGCCAAGGAGGGGAAAGACATGGTCTTTACAGTAATCAGGGGCGACAAGGAGACATCCATCTCTATGCCGGTACCGGAACACTCTCATTCATCATAA
- the mutM gene encoding bifunctional DNA-formamidopyrimidine glycosylase/DNA-(apurinic or apyrimidinic site) lyase: MPELPEVETIASGLWPMLAGQTIEDVTILNDSSVEGRRYALENLITGREITHVHRRGKLLLMDLSIPEVYEHELPVPRSEYPLQLAFHLKMSGRLFVHPVGTPPARHTRIIFDLSNGNRLFFDDVRKFGFCRALAPCDYLNWQFWQQLGPEPLVINTDRFVSLFQSRRTRIKAALLDQKVIAGIGNIYADESLFRAGIRPDKPSNEISQKSLRLLHVKLKEVLKQAIRECGSSIRDYRDAHGDAGAFQNNFLVYGRTGQNCRVCGNPLKTEKVAGRTTVFCGTCQK; this comes from the coding sequence ATGCCAGAATTACCAGAAGTTGAAACCATTGCTTCAGGCCTGTGGCCAATGCTAGCCGGGCAGACAATAGAAGACGTTACCATTCTTAACGACAGCAGCGTTGAAGGGCGGCGCTATGCGTTGGAAAACCTCATAACAGGACGAGAAATTACGCACGTACATAGAAGAGGAAAATTACTGCTTATGGATCTTTCGATTCCGGAAGTTTATGAGCACGAACTCCCCGTGCCTCGTTCTGAGTATCCATTGCAACTTGCGTTTCATCTAAAAATGTCCGGCAGATTGTTTGTTCATCCTGTAGGTACTCCACCTGCACGGCATACCCGCATAATCTTTGATCTGAGCAACGGCAATCGTTTGTTCTTTGATGATGTGCGTAAGTTCGGTTTTTGTCGTGCGTTAGCCCCTTGTGACTATTTAAACTGGCAGTTCTGGCAACAGTTGGGGCCCGAACCTCTTGTTATTAATACAGATCGATTTGTATCTTTATTTCAATCACGTAGAACCCGCATCAAAGCCGCATTGCTAGATCAAAAAGTAATTGCCGGAATAGGTAATATCTACGCGGATGAATCACTTTTTAGAGCTGGAATTCGCCCTGACAAGCCTTCAAATGAGATTTCTCAGAAGAGTCTCAGGCTGCTGCATGTAAAGTTGAAAGAGGTTCTGAAACAAGCCATTCGTGAGTGTGGTTCGTCTATTCGTGATTACCGTGATGCCCATGGTGATGCTGGGGCGTTCCAGAATAACTTCCTAGTCTATGGACGCACAGGGCAGAATTGCCGCGTATGCGGTAATCCGCTTAAAACTGAAAAAGTGGCAGGACGCACCACTGTTTTTTGCGGAACGTGCCAGAAGTAG